In Rhizobium gallicum bv. gallicum R602sp, the following proteins share a genomic window:
- a CDS encoding RidA family protein, which produces MTQRDAIFPADRHALYQAHGYSAAIRSGDLLFVSGQVGSRSDGTPEPDFGRQVELAFDNLRATLKAASCTFDDIIDVTTFHTDPENQFETIMAVKNQIFSSPPYPNWTAIGVNWLSGFDFEIKVIARIPEAV; this is translated from the coding sequence ATGACGCAACGTGACGCAATTTTTCCCGCCGATAGGCATGCACTTTACCAAGCACACGGCTATTCAGCCGCGATCCGCTCCGGCGACCTCCTCTTCGTCTCCGGGCAGGTCGGCAGTCGTTCCGATGGGACTCCCGAACCTGATTTCGGGCGTCAGGTCGAACTGGCCTTCGACAACCTGAGGGCAACACTGAAAGCGGCAAGCTGCACCTTCGACGATATTATCGATGTAACCACGTTCCACACAGATCCCGAAAACCAGTTCGAGACCATCATGGCCGTCAAGAACCAGATCTTCAGCAGTCCGCCTTATCCCAACTGGACGGCAATCGGTGTGAACTGGCTCTCCGGTTTTGATTTCGAAATCAAGGTTATCGCTCGCATCCCTGAAGCGGTATAG
- a CDS encoding TetR/AcrR family transcriptional regulator has product MIKRRVEMMEETRAKLVAAARKAFAEKGYAGASMDELTAEVGLTRGALYHNFGDKRGLLAAVVNQIDAEMASRAQEIGGRAENAWEGLLTEGTAYIEMALDPEVQRIVLLDGPAVLGDPSQWPSQSNCLQATKQTVKRLIAQGILKPVDAEAAARLLNGAALNAALWIAASEDPKDVFPKAAQAFRYLATGLLAN; this is encoded by the coding sequence ATGATAAAGCGACGCGTCGAGATGATGGAAGAGACCCGCGCAAAGCTGGTTGCTGCTGCGCGAAAGGCATTTGCCGAAAAAGGCTATGCTGGCGCCTCCATGGACGAGTTGACCGCCGAGGTCGGCCTCACTCGGGGAGCGCTTTATCACAACTTCGGGGACAAGCGTGGCCTTTTGGCTGCCGTCGTCAACCAGATAGACGCTGAAATGGCCTCGCGAGCGCAGGAGATCGGCGGTCGAGCGGAAAACGCCTGGGAAGGGCTGCTTACTGAGGGTACGGCCTATATCGAAATGGCGCTCGATCCCGAAGTGCAGCGGATCGTTCTGCTCGACGGGCCAGCGGTCCTCGGAGATCCATCGCAATGGCCTAGTCAGAGCAACTGCTTGCAGGCGACAAAGCAGACGGTAAAGCGGCTGATCGCGCAAGGGATCTTGAAGCCAGTGGATGCAGAGGCGGCCGCCCGGCTTCTGAATGGCGCCGCGCTCAATGCGGCTCTCTGGATTGCGGCCAGCGAAGATCCGAAGGATGTCTTCCCGAAGGCCGCCCAGGCCTTCCGTTACCTGGCCACGGGTCTGCTTGCAAATTGA
- a CDS encoding glutathione S-transferase family protein — protein MMKLYGLGPTRSLRALWALQELDAEFEFVPVNLLAGENRRPDFLRLNPAGKLPVLVDGDLVLTESAAIVMYLAEKYDAKELMPADLRERARAYRWSMFAVTELEQPLWRIAKHAFIYPEDKRLPQDIALAREEFMAMAAILERHMDGREFIVGDKITIADCVTAYVVDWGNENGLVDGCPNLKAYLERMYARPKAPQRIAEALANLQPVA, from the coding sequence ATGATGAAACTATATGGATTAGGTCCGACGCGCTCGCTTCGCGCACTTTGGGCCCTTCAAGAGCTCGACGCGGAATTCGAGTTTGTTCCCGTCAACCTCCTGGCTGGCGAAAACCGTCGCCCCGACTTCCTGCGCCTCAATCCCGCCGGAAAACTCCCGGTGCTGGTTGACGGTGACCTTGTACTTACAGAATCCGCCGCGATCGTCATGTATTTAGCAGAAAAGTATGACGCCAAAGAGCTCATGCCCGCCGACTTAAGGGAACGGGCGCGGGCGTACCGCTGGTCTATGTTTGCGGTCACCGAACTTGAACAGCCGCTGTGGCGGATCGCCAAGCACGCCTTTATATACCCCGAAGACAAACGACTGCCGCAAGACATAGCTCTCGCCAGAGAGGAGTTTATGGCGATGGCGGCAATACTTGAGCGTCACATGGATGGGCGTGAGTTCATCGTCGGCGATAAAATTACCATCGCTGATTGCGTCACCGCCTATGTTGTCGATTGGGGCAATGAAAATGGGCTGGTTGACGGCTGTCCAAATCTCAAAGCCTATCTTGAGCGGATGTACGCGCGCCCCAAGGCGCCGCAGCGCATCGCCGAAGCCCTCGCAAACCTCCAACCTGTTGCCTGA
- a CDS encoding LysR family transcriptional regulator, with protein sequence MSLRSDPFFGLPAFLAAAAAGSFTAAAARLGVSPAAVSQAVKSLEEKLGTPLFIRTTRRVGLTEAGAALLARTAPAAAEIIAAVEDAASVHEPSGLLRLTVPRMAVPLVMEPVVPALRREYPRIAVEVAVEDATVDLSARSFDAGIRIGEYVERDMVAVRLSRDITWAVVASPAYLAARGRPEAPQDLAGHEAIRYRFPNSGALYRWEFERDGRSFSVDPPGSLIVNDGALLVSWARAGLGLAYVADIAVDAELRAGQLVRVLEQFLPTTPGLFLYFPQRTQAQPKLRAFIDLARQVLRPVR encoded by the coding sequence ATGAGCTTGCGATCGGATCCATTCTTTGGCCTCCCAGCTTTCCTTGCGGCGGCGGCGGCCGGCAGCTTCACCGCAGCGGCCGCCCGACTGGGTGTGTCGCCAGCTGCCGTAAGCCAGGCGGTGAAGTCCCTCGAAGAAAAGCTTGGGACGCCTTTGTTCATCCGCACGACACGTCGCGTCGGCCTGACGGAAGCCGGCGCGGCTCTGCTGGCGCGCACCGCTCCTGCGGCCGCCGAAATCATCGCCGCTGTCGAGGACGCCGCCTCGGTGCACGAACCGTCGGGATTGTTGCGCCTCACAGTGCCGCGCATGGCGGTGCCATTGGTTATGGAGCCTGTCGTTCCCGCGTTGAGGCGCGAGTATCCGAGGATCGCAGTCGAGGTGGCGGTCGAGGATGCGACAGTCGACCTGTCCGCACGCAGTTTCGATGCCGGCATCCGCATCGGCGAGTATGTCGAGCGTGACATGGTCGCGGTGCGTCTTTCCCGGGACATTACCTGGGCGGTCGTGGCGAGCCCCGCATATCTCGCCGCTCGCGGCCGACCGGAGGCACCACAGGACCTGGCGGGCCATGAGGCAATTCGGTATCGCTTTCCGAATTCGGGCGCGCTCTACAGGTGGGAGTTCGAACGCGACGGCCGGAGCTTCTCCGTGGACCCGCCGGGTAGCCTGATCGTCAACGACGGTGCGCTGCTCGTCTCCTGGGCACGGGCCGGCCTTGGCCTCGCCTATGTCGCCGATATCGCCGTAGACGCGGAATTGCGCGCCGGCCAGCTTGTTCGTGTGCTTGAGCAGTTCCTGCCGACGACGCCTGGTCTTTTCCTTTACTTTCCGCAGCGCACTCAAGCCCAACCGAAGCTGCGCGCCTTCATCGATCTGGCAAGACAGGTCTTGCGACCAGTTCGCTAA
- a CDS encoding SDR family NAD(P)-dependent oxidoreductase — translation MTDAITSDKMVLPRRDILTGMLVAGATVGAGFAAKPAGAQAPGVLQGKVAIVTGGTSGIGAATAGVLAQAGAKVAFNGRREALGREVEGRIRATGGEVVYIKSDVRDAHQVERFVAETVERYGRLDIAFNNAGIDLPPAPIADTDIAGFDDQIATNLRGVFIAMKYELPHLVRSEGVMINMSSIGGRHAFPNIVAYGASKAAVIHMTRAAAQEYGRHVRINAIAPGAIETPMLERVRRDWKVTTEQLVGPYPMRRAGTPEEVASLVVFLASDASSYISGHVIGIDGGDLA, via the coding sequence ATGACCGACGCAATTACATCCGACAAAATGGTTCTGCCACGCCGCGACATTCTCACTGGCATGCTTGTTGCTGGCGCAACGGTTGGCGCGGGGTTCGCCGCTAAACCGGCAGGGGCGCAGGCTCCTGGTGTCCTCCAGGGTAAGGTCGCAATCGTTACCGGGGGAACGTCTGGCATCGGCGCGGCGACCGCCGGCGTCCTAGCTCAGGCCGGAGCCAAGGTTGCGTTCAACGGCCGGCGAGAAGCACTCGGGCGCGAAGTTGAGGGGCGGATTCGGGCCACTGGCGGCGAGGTCGTCTATATCAAATCCGACGTGCGCGACGCCCATCAGGTCGAGCGTTTCGTAGCTGAAACAGTCGAGCGTTACGGCCGCCTCGACATTGCCTTCAACAATGCTGGCATCGACCTGCCGCCAGCGCCAATTGCCGATACCGATATTGCCGGCTTCGATGATCAGATTGCGACGAACCTGCGCGGTGTCTTCATCGCAATGAAATACGAGCTGCCCCATCTCGTCCGCTCCGAAGGGGTGATGATCAACATGTCTTCGATCGGCGGCCGACATGCCTTTCCAAATATCGTCGCCTACGGAGCTTCAAAGGCTGCCGTCATCCACATGACTCGCGCCGCCGCACAAGAGTACGGACGGCACGTACGCATCAACGCCATCGCGCCTGGAGCGATCGAGACGCCGATGCTCGAGCGGGTGCGGCGCGACTGGAAAGTGACGACCGAACAACTTGTTGGCCCCTACCCCATGCGGCGCGCCGGCACGCCGGAGGAGGTTGCGTCCCTGGTCGTTTTCCTCGCCAGCGATGCCAGTTCCTATATAAGCGGGCACGTCATCGGGATCGACGGCGGGGATCTTGCTTAG
- a CDS encoding alpha/beta fold hydrolase, producing the protein MVEPISQEQFSALKRNAVLSNGLRLAYVEMGDPDGVPILLLHGFTDSARSWSLAAPYLEGFRVIAPDLRGHGHSDKPEGCYTIPEMATDVRLLIEMLGLVPTHVVGHSLGGRLAQAVAERWPRLVLKIVLLSTSAALRERRGWLWENIKMLRDPIDPECAFMREWCAGKPPADENFLAHARRESAALPSRIWHSIYYEQLAYDPLPLLQDISAPTLILRGEEDMIATKEHQAQMLEAIAGAELISLPGHGHNLHWEAPERVAGLVRTFLERPW; encoded by the coding sequence TTGGTCGAACCTATTTCGCAAGAGCAATTTTCGGCGCTGAAGCGGAACGCCGTTCTTTCGAATGGGCTTCGGCTTGCCTATGTCGAGATGGGCGACCCCGACGGCGTGCCGATCCTCCTGCTCCACGGATTTACCGACAGCGCCAGAAGTTGGAGCCTCGCCGCGCCATATCTCGAAGGCTTTCGCGTGATTGCGCCGGACCTGCGCGGCCACGGGCATTCTGACAAACCTGAGGGCTGCTACACGATACCCGAGATGGCAACTGATGTCCGGCTCCTCATAGAGATGCTGGGTCTTGTGCCAACCCACGTGGTCGGCCATTCGCTTGGTGGGCGGCTTGCGCAAGCGGTCGCCGAGCGCTGGCCTCGTCTCGTTCTCAAAATCGTTCTCTTATCGACCTCAGCCGCGCTGCGCGAACGTCGGGGGTGGTTGTGGGAAAACATCAAGATGCTCCGCGATCCGATCGATCCAGAATGCGCATTCATGCGGGAATGGTGTGCTGGAAAACCTCCGGCCGACGAGAATTTTCTTGCCCATGCTCGACGCGAAAGCGCCGCGTTGCCGTCACGCATCTGGCATTCGATTTACTACGAGCAGCTTGCCTATGACCCCTTGCCACTTCTCCAGGATATTTCCGCACCGACCCTCATCCTGCGAGGCGAGGAGGATATGATCGCGACGAAGGAACATCAGGCCCAGATGCTTGAAGCGATCGCTGGCGCGGAGCTCATTTCTCTTCCCGGCCACGGCCACAACCTCCACTGGGAAGCCCCTGAAAGAGTGGCCGGCTTAGTTCGGACTTTTCTGGAACGCCCGTGGTAA
- a CDS encoding alpha/beta fold hydrolase, producing the protein MSKFAAAVALAGALLAGSAAAQSAKPTVVLVHGAFADSSSWNGVIQILEKDGYPVVAAANPLRSVSSDAAYVSNVVSSIEGAVVLVGHSYGGQVISNAARGHDNVKSLVYVAAFAPEAGEAAADLAGKFPGGTLGEALAAPVKLADGGIDLYIDKAKFHQQFAHDVPSEQAALMAAGQRPIAEAALTEKSGEPAWKTLPSWFIYGDGDKNIPAKALGFMAERAGSKHTVVVEGASHVVMTSKPQVVADLIEEAAQ; encoded by the coding sequence ATGTCCAAGTTTGCTGCCGCCGTCGCCCTTGCTGGTGCTCTTCTCGCAGGTAGTGCTGCCGCTCAGTCGGCCAAGCCCACCGTCGTCCTCGTGCATGGCGCATTTGCCGACTCTTCGAGCTGGAACGGCGTCATCCAAATTCTCGAAAAGGACGGCTATCCGGTCGTCGCCGCGGCCAACCCTCTGCGCAGTGTTTCGAGTGATGCAGCATATGTCTCAAACGTCGTGAGCAGTATCGAGGGGGCCGTCGTCCTCGTCGGCCACTCCTATGGCGGGCAAGTGATCTCGAACGCGGCAAGGGGTCATGACAACGTCAAGTCGCTCGTCTATGTCGCAGCCTTCGCACCGGAAGCTGGAGAAGCGGCAGCGGACCTGGCCGGCAAATTTCCAGGTGGCACACTTGGCGAAGCGCTCGCGGCCCCGGTCAAGTTGGCCGATGGCGGCATAGACCTTTACATCGACAAGGCAAAGTTCCACCAGCAGTTTGCTCACGACGTACCGTCGGAACAAGCCGCTCTTATGGCGGCGGGACAGCGCCCGATCGCCGAGGCGGCACTGACCGAGAAATCCGGCGAGCCGGCCTGGAAAACCTTGCCTTCATGGTTCATCTATGGCGACGGCGACAAGAATATCCCGGCAAAGGCGCTAGGCTTCATGGCGGAGCGGGCAGGCTCCAAGCACACTGTCGTGGTCGAAGGCGCTTCCCATGTCGTGATGACCTCGAAGCCGCAAGTCGTCGCCGACTTGATCGAAGAAGCCGCGCAATAA
- a CDS encoding putative bifunctional diguanylate cyclase/phosphodiesterase, protein MKVSNVAASMNGQAAELVSYYGNSLRLLKCSAKVAQAYRIVAAADATLWQVYPELLDPDRKSLVEAVLAGGIPCNIAIEPGASNEGRNLLLFSTERGLGVIETRDEAARSKVPHGDADRALLLHQARHDALTGLANRRQFSSDLQANLPMLAGYKLALMQIDLDDFKPVNDTLGHGAGDIVLKMTAERIQSVLRDGETAYRLAGDEFAVIQSCDDQPAEAERLAESLVRAFKDPFTIDGISVFVGASVGIAIAPIDGNDGEQLMKAADIALYAAKNDGRGRARTFNRSMMIMLEQRELLRRSLRVALQEQQFFIEYQPLVEIADGIIGFEALLRWRHPYAGVVPPSLFIPMAEADGLMGDIGAWVLENACRQASTWPSHFIVSVNLSPAEFLIGGFTDRVAEILDQVGLEADRLELEITETVLLERTTNNLDTLHTLEVLGTRIALDDFGTRYSSLSYLQNFPFDTIKIDKHFINDVETNPRSQTIVRFIIGLAHGLGMRVTAEGVETAGQAAWLGRKKCDRLQGTFLGAPMSAEAIGDFLRQSSFEML, encoded by the coding sequence ATGAAAGTTTCTAATGTGGCTGCGTCTATGAACGGTCAAGCTGCTGAACTTGTTTCTTATTATGGGAATAGCCTACGACTGTTAAAATGCTCTGCAAAGGTTGCGCAGGCCTATAGAATCGTGGCCGCGGCCGACGCGACTCTTTGGCAGGTATATCCAGAGCTGCTCGACCCCGACCGCAAATCGCTTGTCGAGGCCGTGCTTGCCGGCGGCATCCCGTGCAATATTGCGATTGAACCTGGCGCGTCCAATGAGGGGCGCAATCTTCTCCTTTTCAGCACCGAACGGGGACTCGGCGTCATCGAGACGCGAGACGAGGCGGCTCGTTCGAAGGTGCCGCATGGAGATGCAGATCGAGCTTTGCTTCTTCATCAGGCCAGGCATGACGCATTGACGGGACTGGCCAACCGTCGCCAGTTCAGCAGCGACCTTCAGGCGAATCTCCCGATGCTTGCCGGGTACAAGCTTGCATTGATGCAGATCGATCTCGATGACTTCAAGCCGGTCAACGACACCCTTGGCCATGGCGCCGGCGATATCGTGCTCAAGATGACGGCGGAACGGATCCAATCCGTTCTCCGCGACGGTGAGACCGCCTACAGGCTCGCAGGCGATGAATTTGCCGTCATTCAATCCTGTGACGACCAGCCCGCTGAAGCAGAGCGTCTGGCCGAATCCTTGGTCCGGGCGTTCAAAGATCCGTTTACCATCGACGGGATCAGTGTGTTTGTAGGCGCGAGCGTAGGAATTGCCATTGCCCCGATAGACGGCAACGACGGCGAACAATTGATGAAGGCCGCCGACATTGCGCTCTACGCAGCCAAGAATGACGGACGCGGCCGGGCGAGAACGTTTAACCGCTCGATGATGATTATGCTGGAACAGCGTGAGCTGCTGAGGCGCAGCTTACGTGTTGCCCTCCAGGAACAACAGTTCTTTATTGAGTATCAACCGCTCGTCGAGATTGCGGACGGGATCATAGGATTCGAGGCCCTGCTGCGCTGGCGTCACCCTTATGCTGGCGTTGTTCCACCCAGTCTTTTCATTCCCATGGCCGAAGCCGACGGCCTGATGGGCGATATTGGAGCGTGGGTGCTGGAAAACGCCTGCCGCCAGGCGTCAACATGGCCCTCGCATTTTATTGTATCGGTCAATCTTTCTCCGGCGGAATTTCTAATCGGTGGTTTCACCGATCGCGTAGCGGAAATCCTGGACCAGGTCGGACTCGAGGCCGATAGACTGGAACTCGAAATAACCGAAACCGTCTTGCTTGAGCGCACGACCAATAATCTCGACACGCTCCACACCCTGGAGGTCTTGGGCACCCGGATCGCGCTCGACGACTTTGGCACTCGCTATTCGTCCCTGAGCTACTTGCAGAACTTCCCGTTCGACACGATCAAGATCGACAAGCACTTCATCAACGATGTCGAGACGAACCCGAGGAGCCAGACGATCGTGCGCTTCATCATCGGCCTTGCGCATGGATTGGGGATGCGGGTTACGGCCGAAGGCGTCGAAACAGCCGGTCAAGCCGCTTGGCTTGGCAGAAAAAAATGCGACAGACTGCAAGGAACCTTCTTGGGCGCCCCGATGTCTGCCGAAGCGATTGGCGATTTTCTGCGTCAATCCTCGTTCGAGATGCTTTAA
- the xth gene encoding exodeoxyribonuclease III, giving the protein MKIATFNVNGINGRLDVLLRWLKETSPDIACLQELKTPDEKFPRRALEKAGYGAIWHGQKSWNGVAILAKGKQPVKTRRGLPGDPDDTHSRYIEAVIDGIIIGCIYLPNGNPAPGPKFDYKLRWFERLKSYAAELLELDVPSALIGDFNVMPTDIDVYAPERWRDDALFRPEVRAAYADLVSQGWTDAIRHLYPDQRIYTFWKYFRNAFARDAGLRIDHFLLNASLADDLVAAGVDKSVRSLPHASDHAPVWIEIRD; this is encoded by the coding sequence GTGAAAATCGCGACCTTCAACGTCAACGGTATAAACGGCCGGCTCGATGTTCTCCTGCGCTGGCTGAAGGAAACCTCGCCGGATATTGCATGTCTGCAGGAGCTGAAAACACCTGACGAAAAGTTCCCGCGCCGCGCGCTTGAGAAGGCGGGATACGGCGCCATCTGGCACGGCCAGAAGAGCTGGAACGGTGTCGCCATCCTGGCCAAAGGAAAGCAGCCTGTAAAAACCAGGCGTGGTCTGCCCGGCGATCCTGACGACACGCATAGCCGATATATTGAAGCGGTCATCGACGGCATCATCATCGGGTGCATCTATCTTCCCAACGGCAATCCGGCGCCGGGCCCGAAATTCGACTATAAGCTCCGTTGGTTCGAGCGCCTTAAAAGCTACGCTGCCGAGCTTCTCGAACTTGATGTTCCAAGCGCGCTGATAGGTGATTTCAACGTCATGCCGACCGATATCGACGTCTACGCCCCTGAGCGATGGCGCGACGACGCTTTGTTCCGGCCCGAGGTGAGGGCGGCCTACGCTGATCTTGTTTCGCAGGGCTGGACCGATGCGATCCGGCATCTCTATCCTGATCAACGCATCTACACATTCTGGAAATATTTTCGCAACGCGTTCGCTCGCGACGCCGGCCTTCGGATCGATCACTTTTTGCTAAACGCATCGTTGGCCGACGATCTGGTCGCTGCGGGCGTCGACAAGTCTGTCCGATCGCTACCGCACGCGAGTGATCACGCACCAGTTTGGATAGAAATCCGCGATTGA
- a CDS encoding 3'-5' exonuclease, which yields MKIAIIFDCEFLCLEGSQHRFWCAAHDPDPVIAQIGAVKLGLEGDFPLLDTYKAYVRPIDRFGDRYAIAPFFTKLTGITEGRIDAEGVTLQEALADVDSFSEGARFWSWGKDELNMVAISCYVVGVRPPIPAYRFDNAVKLLIAAGMPVEDLAKTPSNKLADYYGVEHPSLQGHDALDDALSISYTLQYLMQTGRLRPEVFDRMR from the coding sequence ATGAAGATTGCAATCATATTTGACTGCGAATTTCTTTGCCTCGAAGGCTCGCAACACAGATTTTGGTGCGCGGCCCACGATCCCGATCCCGTTATCGCGCAGATCGGGGCCGTCAAGCTCGGGCTAGAAGGTGATTTTCCTCTCTTGGACACATACAAAGCCTACGTCCGGCCCATCGACAGGTTTGGTGACAGATATGCAATCGCCCCGTTCTTTACCAAGCTGACCGGCATTACTGAAGGGCGCATCGACGCTGAAGGCGTGACTTTGCAAGAAGCTCTTGCAGACGTCGACAGCTTCTCGGAGGGTGCTCGGTTTTGGTCATGGGGTAAGGACGAATTGAATATGGTCGCGATCAGTTGCTATGTCGTAGGTGTTCGGCCTCCTATTCCGGCCTATCGTTTCGACAATGCCGTCAAACTCCTGATTGCGGCGGGAATGCCGGTCGAGGATCTGGCGAAAACACCGAGCAACAAGCTTGCCGACTACTATGGCGTCGAACATCCCTCATTGCAGGGGCATGACGCTCTCGATGACGCGCTGTCGATATCGTACACCCTGCAATACCTGATGCAGACTGGAAGATTGCGGCCCGAGGTCTTCGATCGCATGCGATAG
- a CDS encoding BON domain-containing protein, giving the protein MSVDRKDLGVVARAATALPEAADIESAVYDALACAADIDPTYIFVSAHGAEITLSGWVSGRAEISKAAEVAQQTRGVQKVRNELSQTL; this is encoded by the coding sequence ATGTCAGTCGATAGAAAAGATCTGGGTGTGGTAGCCCGCGCCGCAACAGCACTTCCCGAAGCGGCTGATATCGAATCGGCCGTTTACGACGCGTTGGCATGTGCCGCCGATATCGATCCGACCTATATTTTCGTATCGGCTCACGGAGCCGAGATCACTCTTTCCGGCTGGGTCTCCGGCCGCGCCGAGATTTCCAAGGCCGCGGAGGTTGCTCAGCAAACCAGGGGCGTGCAAAAAGTCCGCAATGAATTATCGCAAACGTTGTGA
- a CDS encoding DUF1488 family protein has product MPLSFPNRSRSFDENRKGVRFLGYDGMFEVRFLIEATALRSTDQPSRSEIECLDAFDAERPSILEAASKAYNRSRRNNYTLTAQDIRR; this is encoded by the coding sequence ATGCCCCTCAGCTTCCCAAATAGAAGTCGCAGTTTCGATGAAAATCGGAAGGGGGTCCGCTTCTTGGGCTACGATGGAATGTTCGAAGTCCGATTTCTGATCGAAGCGACCGCCCTGCGGTCCACGGACCAACCTAGTCGGTCCGAGATTGAGTGCCTCGATGCGTTCGACGCAGAGCGACCATCGATTCTGGAGGCCGCATCCAAAGCCTATAACCGTAGCCGCAGAAACAATTACACACTGACGGCACAGGACATCCGTCGATAG
- a CDS encoding DUF3072 domain-containing protein, whose product MTKTADTTNSNLEKDPEDWVSGDEPMTGAQQSYLKTLSEQANAPELFSMKLTKAEASKRIDELRSKLGLPDR is encoded by the coding sequence ATGACTAAGACGGCAGATACGACCAATTCGAACCTGGAAAAGGATCCTGAAGACTGGGTCAGCGGCGACGAGCCTATGACAGGAGCCCAGCAATCCTACCTGAAGACGCTGTCCGAGCAGGCGAACGCCCCGGAGCTTTTCTCGATGAAACTGACGAAAGCAGAAGCCTCGAAACGGATCGACGAGCTCCGTTCGAAACTTGGCCTTCCAGACCGATGA
- a CDS encoding SOS response-associated peptidase, whose protein sequence is MCGRVFIKTNLESMMNAFAFADRKGVLGMANQFPRYNGAPSLDYPIIIREMVREPDVMGPVFVSAGWGLIPGWMKPGGRPQVNVRSEGIARNSKFKVAYRARRCLVPIDGFFEWKDILGTGKNKQPYAVAMKSGAPFALAGVWETWRNAANVDVRTFAIITCPANATMAAIHDRMPVILHPEDYERWLSPEPEPDDLMRPFPSELMTMWPIGQAVGSPKNDTPDIIEQINPDPEPPML, encoded by the coding sequence ATGTGCGGACGCGTATTCATCAAAACCAACCTCGAAAGCATGATGAACGCCTTTGCTTTCGCCGATCGCAAAGGCGTGCTCGGCATGGCCAACCAGTTCCCGCGGTATAACGGCGCCCCGTCGCTCGACTATCCGATCATCATCAGGGAAATGGTGCGCGAACCGGATGTCATGGGACCGGTGTTCGTCAGCGCCGGCTGGGGCTTGATACCTGGATGGATGAAACCGGGAGGGCGGCCTCAGGTCAATGTCCGCTCAGAAGGTATCGCCAGGAACAGCAAATTCAAGGTTGCCTATCGCGCTCGCCGCTGCCTTGTTCCAATCGACGGTTTCTTCGAATGGAAGGACATCTTAGGCACGGGCAAGAACAAGCAACCGTATGCCGTCGCCATGAAGTCAGGAGCACCCTTCGCACTTGCCGGCGTCTGGGAAACTTGGCGTAATGCGGCCAACGTCGATGTTCGCACCTTCGCCATCATCACCTGCCCGGCAAATGCAACGATGGCTGCGATTCATGACCGCATGCCGGTCATTCTGCATCCAGAGGACTACGAGCGCTGGCTGTCGCCGGAGCCGGAGCCCGATGATCTGATGAGGCCGTTCCCCTCCGAACTGATGACCATGTGGCCGATCGGACAAGCCGTAGGCTCACCCAAAAACGACACGCCGGACATTATAGAGCAGATCAATCCTGATCCAGAACCGCCTATGTTGTGA
- a CDS encoding DUF982 domain-containing protein, translating to MSNRRWDHPVMIICRKTGQLSTIASTAEALEVLTNSWPIADGKAFMAALLICSDVEAGIREPDEARVSFIAAAKEAGVPFDTMGG from the coding sequence ATGAGTAACAGACGTTGGGATCACCCCGTAATGATCATCTGCAGGAAGACCGGGCAGCTCTCGACCATCGCATCCACAGCCGAGGCGCTCGAGGTTCTCACGAATTCTTGGCCGATTGCGGACGGAAAGGCGTTCATGGCCGCGTTGCTGATCTGCTCCGACGTCGAAGCCGGCATCCGAGAACCTGACGAAGCCCGCGTAAGCTTCATCGCAGCAGCGAAAGAAGCAGGTGTTCCGTTCGACACCATGGGGGGTTAG